catttaattatcatttaaatcaattaatcaataattaattttaatttatagaatattGAAATGGGGCATGtagctaaaatatttttattttatgataaccCATGGTGGCATGATGGTATTCACTTCAAATCTTTATTATGGACCGAAGAAGACAAAGAAAAACTAGAGAACGAtgtaagttaaaattattcattaaattaataaattaattttttaagtatttggtaaaaaaaaatattcaagccGGAGACAAGATGGTTATCTGGAGTTTATGCTGTAATTAGTGTAGAGCataaaccaaaaataatgTGCCTATGGATGACTGGTCCATATGTCACAGAAATGGAACAAGTACCGGAAGATAAATTCCGTAGTCAAACACTTGAGctattaaatcaattttttggaCACTCTTATAATATAACGCAACCTTCTGAAATAGTGAGGTactgaatataaatattatttaattattattaaaataattaattaatttataatttttagatccATGTGGAATACAAATGATAATTTCCGTGGTACATACAGTTGGCGTAGCGTTAACtcggatttaaaaaatgcgcgtaatGAAGATTTAGCCGAGCCAATTATGAGAAATGATAAACCTGTGATATTATTTGCGGGTGAAGCTACAGATGAACGCTATTCGACTGTTCATGGTGCAATTAATTCAGGATGGCGTGAAGCTgatcgattaattaatttatattaatcagtcattttacaattaaatgacatattaattcaatttttaatttaccaataaaaattaattaagtgctattatatgtttaaaataattcgctttgtaatttatcacaacaatataaaaaagtacctattcaattttactacttttttattcatttgttatttataaaatatataaaattaattttagtttaaaaaatctgtattaatttataacaatgaaaatttttgttttcttacaataatgaatttatttgtacATCAATCCGTGGAAGatcttgatttatttttacaatcgtGAATTGATttgcctgaaataaaaattaaaaaaattaaataattataattaaaatattatttacgatTAATTACCTGTAGTAATCAATTAAACGTTTAGCTTCACGTTCCCCTGATTCAATTGCGCCGTGTACTGTTGAAAAATAATGCTCATGTGTCGCTTCTCCAGCAAACATAATAATctttaatacaaaataaaaaaaaaattatttaattaaataattaaatccaGGAAAAGAAACTATGGTTGTGTTTTTCTTACCGGGTTCCCATTTTTTCCACCAATTGGCTCAGCTAATTTACTCGCAGTGGCATTTAGTTGCTCTGATTTTAAACTACGGAATGAGTAACAACCCATAACATGTTCATCAGTTGTCCACTGAgatctaagaaaaaaaaattaacttatttaaaattcaaactataattaatttcaaaaaattaccttaaaatattttttggtcgtgGAATATCATAAGTAtttcccaaaaatttatttaataatttatataaattttcttcgaTATCTTTATCactcaatttttcaatataacgAGAACTTGACCCAATTATCCAGCCGCAAAGTACTCGTGGTTGATAATCGACagtcaaaaattcaaatacatCAGTTAGCCATTCACTTccctttaaaaattaaaaatttaaatacaaatttatagcCTTATTATACATTTCAATTACCTCATtcattgacaaaaaattttttttatcttgatCTTGCCAAATAAATCCAAAGCCAGCTGAATTTTCGGGCCACCAACGATACGGAAattcgataaatattttattaacagatCCAAAGTTTAATCCTTCAATTGTCTGTTGTTTAATGGTAGGTAACAAAGGATTAAATAAACTActgtgtttattttttaaaacaccaAGTGACGTTGTTACAATGACATTTGATGCCGTATAATTATTACCGTCAGTTGTCGtcactattattttattagggtcagtgtaatttatattCTCAACTTGTTgggataattttattttatcttcaatgtttacagatgatttttttttaatatcatcctgtaataaaattgaacaattaattaactttgaatttatcattaaatgtgtatttaaatatttaccattaataattttaatatcattcGATATCCGTTATTTTTCCAGTTCAATAGTGAATCGCCTTCACACGACCAGTACTCAAGGATACCGCGTGTTGATACATCAAACCAGGTATCACTTCCTTGTATACTATCATCAAAACGTTCCATCCATCCTAAGATTTCTTTAGCTCTTTCTTcacttgtaaatttatttttttcatacgcTTTGTAGTACCTGCCgatatacatttacatattttatttaaattcacttaaaatgtcaatttattttaaataaatttaaatcttcccgccaataattcaaatataattattgaccttgaattaaaatttattcattattattatttacaatcatATTAATGTCGCTTATGACGTCATATTATGTTTAATATCgcgataaatataaaacaacattttttaGCCTCGAAAAATAATCtgcaattattaaaatcaatttaaaatatcactgcagaggtaaatattttataaattaaatttcaaataaattattaattaataaaatatatctacGTCTTATTAGAATGAATTTAGAGGATAAAATACCAGGAGCACCAAATTTAGATACgacgataataaaattaattaaaaatacatcaaATATTCATGTAGGATTTATGTTTGATGGTGATCAGCAATTATTGcaattattatgtttattattgaGTTCAACGCCAGCTGGTAAATTATATAAAGGATGGCAAGATTTTGGTAATGAGTTAAAATTGACAAGAGAACAATTACAGTgcattgaatataattttaaaggaCTACAAGATCCaactttttatgttttattgaCTTTTTCACAATTATCTGAATCAACgatcgataaattattgattgcttgtcaaaatataaaacgttttgatattattaatagaattatttctcctttaaatatttttattgataatttatctgTCGATCCTCATTTTCCAggtacttattttttttattttttatttgtaatgatttgtaacttttttgatttttttttttttttttaggaattttAAGACCGAAGACTTTACCAAGAGTTCCATTAGTTTTAAAGCCACTAATTGCTGAAAATACTTGTCTAAGTAACTTACcagcaaataataatttaaataataacaataaaaataattatggacGTACcagtgatgataaaaaaaattacgggaGTATTGTAATGTTGACATTTACAAAAGACGgtgaaaatatatcaaaaaatatatgtaaaatattacgAGAACAAAATCCTAAAATAGGTGTCGTTATATTGCaagaacaagaaaaatttgttttttcaagaTCTGAGGAATTTATTGATGATTGTTTCAAACaagttaattatattataccGATATTAACTTCCGGTTATATTaaacatattaataatttaaataatgatgatgaatataatttattcaataatttagattataagtatgttaaatatttatactcaTTAATGcgctttgaatattttaaaaataattgtaaaaacaaTCGTATCAGGTAATTGttacatgatcctgaagttagccgacgtctaataatttttggatttttttttagacggtaaatttaaaaaaaagaaatattttaaaaaattgcacctgtagttttttaaattttctacatgtgcatatttttagtttttattttttttgtaaatgttttgattaaaaaaaatccgaaaattttgaattgtctgctaacttcaggatcatattgttattttgtttttgtttttttaaactagtaaagtaattgttataaattatttttaggtgtATTGTGCCCAATGAAGAATTATTGTCAATTATAAAAACGGACTTACATCCTTGTTTGCAAGCTTGGTTCAAATATTCcgaaatagaattatttacgaaaaatattttgttaaaaaaattttaaattttacaaattacttACTCACTAATAAAGTAATCACCgtaggatttaaatttttcttcatttccTTTCAAATTTGTATCAACTTGATCACTTatcaagtaaaataatttccaaatttCAGCGGATTCTTTAGTTGGAACAATTTGACCATCGGATGTTGCAAAAATATGATTTtcgtaattattcaatttacttGATGATTCTATCAGTCTATGAGGTTGTGCCAATTTATAAACGACATTTCCTTTTTCTCCATGAACCCATTGTGCACCTAAATCTACTACATTGTcacctaaaataaatatttaattttaattttattatcagtctactaaatttaaatttaaaaattaattatctgttTTTACCAAATTCAGTTGTAAAAATACGTCCACCGATACGATTCTTAgcttctaaaataattaagtcattgaaattgtttttaattaaatgacagCCAGCTGATATACCGGACGCTCCAGcaccaataattataacttttgtagAAATATTCATTTCTAAATCTTTCACTCGATTAATACCTtcaacatttacaaaatactctt
The DNA window shown above is from Microplitis mediator isolate UGA2020A chromosome 1, iyMicMedi2.1, whole genome shotgun sequence and carries:
- the LOC130666889 gene encoding spermine oxidase-like isoform X1, producing the protein MIKLITIYVKIYIILILKEYFVNVEGINRVKDLEMNISTKVIIIGAGASGISAGCHLIKNNFNDLIILEAKNRIGGRIFTTEFGDNVVDLGAQWVHGEKGNVVYKLAQPHRLIESSSKLNNYENHIFATSDGQIVPTKESAEIWKLFYLISDQVDTNLKGNEEKFKSYGDYFISEYYKAYEKNKFTSEERAKEILGWMERFDDSIQGSDTWFDVSTRGILEYWSCEGDSLLNWKNNGYRMILKLLMDDIKKKSSVNIEDKIKLSQQVENINYTDPNKIIVTTTDGNNYTASNVIVTTSLGVLKNKHSSLFNPLLPTIKQQTIEGLNFGSVNKIFIEFPYRWWPENSAGFGFIWQDQDKKNFLSMNEGSEWLTDVFEFLTVDYQPRVLCGWIIGSSSRYIEKLSDKDIEENLYKLLNKFLGNTYDIPRPKNILRSQWTTDEHVMGCYSFRSLKSEQLNATASKLAEPIGGKNGNPIIMFAGEATHEHYFSTVHGAIESGEREAKRLIDYYRQINSRL
- the LOC130666889 gene encoding spermine oxidase-like isoform X2, with amino-acid sequence MNISTKVIIIGAGASGISAGCHLIKNNFNDLIILEAKNRIGGRIFTTEFGDNVVDLGAQWVHGEKGNVVYKLAQPHRLIESSSKLNNYENHIFATSDGQIVPTKESAEIWKLFYLISDQVDTNLKGNEEKFKSYGDYFISEYYKAYEKNKFTSEERAKEILGWMERFDDSIQGSDTWFDVSTRGILEYWSCEGDSLLNWKNNGYRMILKLLMDDIKKKSSVNIEDKIKLSQQVENINYTDPNKIIVTTTDGNNYTASNVIVTTSLGVLKNKHSSLFNPLLPTIKQQTIEGLNFGSVNKIFIEFPYRWWPENSAGFGFIWQDQDKKNFLSMNEGSEWLTDVFEFLTVDYQPRVLCGWIIGSSSRYIEKLSDKDIEENLYKLLNKFLGNTYDIPRPKNILRSQWTTDEHVMGCYSFRSLKSEQLNATASKLAEPIGGKNGNPIIMFAGEATHEHYFSTVHGAIESGEREAKRLIDYYRQINSRL
- the LOC130666913 gene encoding uncharacterized protein LOC130666913, which produces MNLEDKIPGAPNLDTTIIKLIKNTSNIHVGFMFDGDQQLLQLLCLLLSSTPAGKLYKGWQDFGNELKLTREQLQCIEYNFKGLQDPTFYVLLTFSQLSESTIDKLLIACQNIKRFDIINRIISPLNIFIDNLSVDPHFPGILRPKTLPRVPLVLKPLIAENTCLSNLPANNNLNNNNKNNYGRTSDDKKNYGSIVMLTFTKDGENISKNICKILREQNPKIGVVILQEQEKFVFSRSEEFIDDCFKQVNYIIPILTSGYIKHINNLNNDDEYNLFNNLDYKYVKYLYSLMRFEYFKNNCKNNRIRCIVPNEELLSIIKTDLHPCLQAWFKYSEIELFTKNILLKKF